The following are encoded together in the Pseudodesulfovibrio indicus genome:
- a CDS encoding CHASE2 domain-containing protein, translating to MLNLLKRLFKKDQLILLAAGTCVTLTMIAFFLHQPKFLHLLNLKIYDHYLRQYHQPAATDVPVIIDLDEKSLAELGQWPWPRYRVAMLLKFLTAYGAVGVASDIIYGEPDRTSPTIMQRDVKRELGIDMGFQNLPEDLLDYDKLLAFNLKDGPFILGFDFIRTLDEHSGLASREDCYVRPAKVAVLSPPGAPSPQDVLPQAEGMICPIAPLAKAAPESGFITITPDLDSVYRRVPLLYTCNGEIYASLALATLMQASGQKSIILKMSTLGIESIKFNGIVIPTDARGQMLINYRGGSRTFEYISASDVLNRKLEPGRLAGKIAFIGTSSSGLKDIRATPLDPGFPGVEAHATIVDNILSEQLLSVPDWAPGMEFLGMLAGGLVTTFLLMWARASWIILPLIGMGYAMWYGSVLLYEEQRYFLSPMYSYITLALTFTTLTIIKFWREEAAKRFIHGAFAHYLAPSVISQIMDNPEALSLEGQEKDITIQFSDVRSFTSLSEKLTPTQVTNLLHDYLTPMTRIITEHEGTLDKFIGDAVMAFWNAPLDIENHQEKALRAALAQQDKLIELNEEFLTKYGFTIAVGIGIHSGPVRVGNMGSADLFDYTLIGDNVNLASRLEGLTKYYGQKLVVSQNIVDACGDGFVFRILDRVRVKGKEEPVTIYTAYTPEEAEERKEELTTYNQAHEAYVAQDFAKALELFAKVAELGNERVLCDMYIERCEHLIENPPDCHWDCVFTHKTK from the coding sequence ATGCTCAACTTACTGAAACGCCTTTTCAAGAAAGACCAGTTGATACTCCTGGCGGCGGGCACTTGCGTCACGCTCACCATGATCGCGTTCTTCCTGCACCAGCCGAAATTCCTGCATCTGCTCAATCTCAAGATATACGACCACTATTTGCGGCAGTACCACCAGCCCGCAGCCACCGATGTCCCGGTGATCATCGACCTGGACGAAAAGAGCCTGGCCGAGTTGGGACAGTGGCCCTGGCCGCGCTACAGAGTGGCCATGCTGCTCAAGTTCCTCACGGCCTACGGGGCCGTGGGCGTGGCCTCCGACATCATCTACGGCGAACCGGACCGGACCTCGCCCACGATCATGCAGCGCGACGTCAAGCGCGAGCTGGGCATCGACATGGGATTCCAGAACCTGCCCGAAGACCTGCTCGACTACGACAAGCTCCTGGCCTTCAATCTCAAGGACGGCCCGTTCATCCTGGGCTTCGACTTCATCCGCACACTGGACGAGCACAGCGGGTTGGCGTCCCGCGAAGACTGCTATGTCCGGCCCGCCAAGGTGGCCGTGCTGTCGCCTCCGGGCGCGCCGTCGCCCCAGGACGTGCTGCCCCAGGCCGAGGGCATGATCTGCCCCATCGCCCCCCTGGCCAAGGCCGCCCCGGAAAGCGGCTTCATCACCATCACCCCTGACCTGGACTCCGTGTACCGCAGGGTCCCCCTGCTCTACACCTGCAACGGCGAGATCTACGCCAGCCTTGCCCTGGCCACGCTCATGCAGGCCTCGGGCCAGAAAAGCATCATCCTCAAGATGTCCACCCTGGGGATCGAGTCCATCAAGTTCAACGGCATAGTCATCCCCACGGACGCCAGGGGCCAGATGCTGATCAACTACCGGGGCGGGTCCCGGACCTTCGAATACATTTCCGCCTCGGACGTTCTCAACCGCAAGCTCGAGCCCGGTCGGCTGGCGGGCAAGATCGCCTTCATCGGGACCTCTTCCTCGGGCCTCAAGGATATCCGCGCCACCCCACTGGACCCCGGTTTTCCCGGCGTGGAAGCCCACGCGACCATCGTCGACAATATCCTTTCCGAGCAGCTCCTGTCCGTCCCGGACTGGGCCCCAGGCATGGAGTTCCTGGGCATGCTCGCGGGCGGCCTGGTGACCACCTTCCTGCTCATGTGGGCCAGGGCGTCCTGGATCATCCTGCCCCTGATCGGCATGGGGTACGCCATGTGGTACGGCTCGGTCCTGCTCTACGAGGAGCAGCGCTACTTTCTCTCGCCCATGTACTCGTACATCACCCTGGCCCTGACCTTCACCACCCTGACCATCATCAAATTCTGGCGCGAGGAGGCGGCCAAGCGATTCATCCACGGTGCCTTTGCCCACTACCTCGCTCCGTCCGTCATCTCGCAGATCATGGACAACCCGGAAGCCCTCTCCCTGGAGGGCCAGGAGAAGGACATCACCATCCAGTTCTCGGACGTGCGCAGCTTCACCTCCCTGTCCGAAAAGCTCACGCCGACGCAGGTGACGAACCTGCTCCACGACTATCTGACTCCCATGACCCGGATCATCACCGAGCACGAGGGCACCCTGGACAAATTCATCGGCGACGCGGTCATGGCCTTCTGGAACGCCCCACTGGACATCGAGAACCACCAGGAAAAGGCGCTCCGCGCGGCCCTGGCGCAACAGGACAAGCTCATCGAACTCAACGAGGAGTTCCTGACCAAATACGGCTTCACCATCGCCGTCGGCATAGGCATCCACTCCGGTCCGGTGCGGGTGGGCAACATGGGGTCCGCCGACCTCTTCGACTACACGCTCATCGGCGACAACGTGAACCTCGCATCGAGACTGGAAGGGCTGACCAAGTACTACGGCCAGAAGCTGGTGGTCAGCCAGAACATCGTGGACGCCTGCGGAGACGGGTTCGTCTTCCGCATCCTCGACCGCGTGCGGGTCAAGGGCAAGGAGGAGCCGGTGACCATCTACACCGCCTACACCCCGGAGGAGGCCGAGGAGCGCAAGGAGGAGCTGACGACCTACAACCAGGCCCACGAGGCCTACGTCGCCCAGGATTTCGCCAAGGCGCTCGAACTCTTCGCAAAGGTCGCGGAACTGGGAAACGAACGGGTGCTCTGCGACATGTATATCGAACGGTGCGAGCACCTCATTGAGAACCCGCCCGACTGCCACTGGGACTGCGTGTTCACCCACAAGACCAAATAA
- a CDS encoding DUF190 domain-containing protein: MQGYFITFFTQQSREHEGMPIATWIVEAARAIGVRGATLFSGREGFGHDGRFHSDNFFDLDDPPVQVALALTGEECDALLTRCAESNLRVFYTRSEIEFGFTSDG, encoded by the coding sequence ATGCAAGGATATTTCATTACCTTTTTCACCCAGCAGAGCCGCGAGCACGAAGGCATGCCCATAGCCACATGGATCGTCGAGGCGGCCCGGGCGATCGGCGTGCGCGGCGCGACCCTGTTCTCGGGCCGGGAGGGATTCGGGCACGACGGCCGGTTCCATTCCGACAACTTCTTCGACCTCGACGACCCGCCCGTACAGGTGGCCCTGGCCCTGACCGGCGAGGAATGCGACGCGCTCCTGACCCGGTGCGCCGAGAGCAACCTCCGCGTGTTCTACACCAGGTCGGAGATCGAGTTCGGCTTCACCTCGGACGGCTAG
- a CDS encoding phosphoribosylformylglycinamidine synthase subunit PurQ has protein sequence MARVNAIVITGYGTNCEKESAYALRESGADNADIVYFSDLAAGHVRMDDYNYLLCPGGFLDGDDLGAAQAAALRWRWSNDADGKPVLDQLKGFFDKGGIILGICNGFQLLCKLGLLPAIGGKYFERQVSLSYNDSGRFEDRWVRLKANPASPCVFTKGIEYLDVPIRHGEGKIIPMDDATFQALQDNNLIAVQYVHPQTREVTQEYPYNPNGSPLGIAGLTDPTGRILGLMPHPEAYNHKTNHPSWTRGTDPDIPLGLTMLEAGVRYLKER, from the coding sequence ATGGCCCGCGTCAACGCCATCGTCATCACCGGATACGGCACCAACTGCGAGAAGGAATCCGCCTACGCCCTGCGGGAGTCTGGTGCGGATAACGCCGATATCGTTTACTTTTCCGATCTCGCTGCGGGCCACGTCCGCATGGACGACTACAACTACCTCCTCTGCCCCGGCGGATTTCTGGACGGCGACGACCTGGGCGCGGCCCAGGCGGCGGCCCTGCGCTGGCGGTGGTCCAACGACGCGGACGGAAAGCCCGTCCTCGACCAGCTGAAGGGATTTTTCGACAAGGGCGGCATCATCCTCGGCATCTGCAACGGGTTCCAGCTGCTCTGCAAGCTCGGCCTGCTCCCGGCCATCGGCGGCAAATACTTCGAACGCCAGGTTTCCCTGTCCTACAACGACTCCGGCCGGTTCGAGGACCGCTGGGTACGGCTCAAGGCAAACCCCGCCTCGCCCTGCGTGTTCACCAAGGGCATCGAATACCTCGACGTGCCCATCCGTCACGGCGAGGGCAAGATCATCCCCATGGACGACGCCACCTTCCAGGCGTTGCAGGACAACAACCTGATCGCGGTCCAGTACGTCCACCCGCAGACCCGCGAGGTGACCCAGGAGTACCCGTACAATCCCAACGGCTCCCCGCTGGGCATCGCCGGGCTGACCGACCCCACCGGGCGCATCCTGGGCCTCATGCCCCACCCCGAGGCCTACAACCACAAGACCAACCATCCGTCCTGGACCCGAGGCACCGACCCGGACATCCCGCTCGGCCTGACCATGCTCGAAGCCGGGGTACGCTATCTGAAGGAAAGGTAG
- a CDS encoding cytochrome P460 family protein: MKRTARLSALALLLLAASIAWAGGMTAPSPNGMTIPEGFENWPVISVSHRVDNHTLRVILGNDIAVEAARGGKTDPWPDGAVLAKVVWKERPEEAWPDAIVPDKLVHVEFMHKDAAKYAGNGTGWGWARWLGPELKPYGADVSVENECIDCHVPVEERDWVYTIPARFP; this comes from the coding sequence ATGAAAAGAACCGCTCGTCTGTCGGCATTGGCCCTGCTCCTGCTGGCCGCTTCCATTGCCTGGGCCGGGGGCATGACCGCGCCCTCCCCCAACGGGATGACCATCCCCGAAGGCTTTGAGAACTGGCCGGTGATTTCCGTTTCGCATCGCGTGGACAATCACACCCTGAGAGTGATCCTGGGCAACGACATCGCCGTCGAGGCGGCGCGCGGCGGAAAGACCGACCCGTGGCCCGACGGAGCCGTGCTCGCCAAGGTCGTGTGGAAGGAAAGGCCCGAAGAGGCCTGGCCCGACGCCATCGTCCCGGACAAGCTGGTGCACGTCGAATTCATGCACAAGGACGCGGCGAAGTACGCCGGGAACGGAACCGGTTGGGGCTGGGCTCGGTGGCTTGGCCCGGAACTCAAGCCCTACGGCGCGGACGTTTCCGTGGAAAACGAATGCATAGACTGCCACGTCCCGGTAGAGGAGCGGGACTGGGTGTACACGATTCCGGCCCGGTTCCCCTAG
- a CDS encoding sulfite exporter TauE/SafE family protein — protein sequence MPESIAIIAIVLVAAFVQGLTGFGFGLIALPLLGFFLNIKTSIPLMVLLAVIISFYLSIRLRNHIDLKCIFTLLLATLPGIPLGVYVLKQVSPQTLSIVLGVIMIAFTSHQLIVRPKPLHLGRAVTVLAGFACGVLSASIGAGGPPVIIYTAIQPWPKDKAKATLALYFTISGLMVILSHALSGMITREVLSLYAMSLPTLILGIYLGTQAYKHISDHGYRRLAFVLVFLLGCMLLYRNI from the coding sequence ATGCCTGAATCCATCGCCATCATCGCCATCGTCCTCGTCGCCGCCTTTGTCCAGGGACTGACCGGTTTCGGATTCGGCCTCATCGCGCTCCCGCTGCTGGGGTTCTTCCTGAACATCAAGACCAGCATCCCGCTGATGGTGCTGTTGGCCGTCATCATCAGCTTCTACCTCAGCATCAGGTTGCGCAATCACATTGATCTCAAATGCATTTTCACACTGCTGCTGGCCACCCTGCCCGGCATCCCGCTGGGCGTGTACGTGCTCAAGCAGGTCTCGCCCCAGACCCTGTCCATCGTGCTCGGCGTGATCATGATCGCCTTCACCAGTCATCAGCTGATCGTCCGGCCCAAGCCCCTGCACCTGGGCCGCGCGGTGACGGTTCTGGCCGGATTCGCCTGCGGCGTGCTCAGCGCGAGCATCGGGGCGGGCGGCCCGCCGGTGATCATCTACACGGCCATCCAGCCCTGGCCCAAGGACAAGGCCAAGGCCACCCTCGCCCTGTACTTCACCATTTCCGGGCTCATGGTCATCCTGTCCCACGCCCTGTCCGGGATGATCACCCGCGAGGTGCTCTCCCTGTACGCAATGTCCCTGCCCACCCTGATCCTGGGCATCTACCTCGGGACCCAGGCATACAAGCACATCTCTGACCACGGCTATCGCAGGCTCGCCTTCGTGCTGGTCTTCCTGCTCGGCTGCATGCTTCTCTACCGCAACATCTGA
- a CDS encoding MGMT family protein, with amino-acid sequence MQSAFTRKTIDAILSIPWGKVSTYGDVAAMAGNRRGARQVARVLHSCSRTEGLPWHRVVNREGRISLDPMQGGDLQKRLLIDEGVEFNRSGRIDLALYGWFRAPAIP; translated from the coding sequence ATGCAGTCCGCGTTCACCAGAAAAACCATCGACGCCATCCTGTCCATTCCCTGGGGCAAGGTCTCGACCTACGGCGACGTGGCCGCCATGGCGGGCAACCGCCGGGGCGCGCGTCAGGTGGCTCGGGTGCTGCATTCCTGCTCGCGCACCGAGGGATTGCCCTGGCACCGGGTCGTGAACCGCGAAGGGCGAATCTCCCTCGACCCCATGCAGGGCGGCGATCTCCAGAAGCGCCTCCTAATAGACGAAGGCGTGGAGTTCAACCGAAGCGGCCGCATCGACCTAGCCCTGTACGGCTGGTTCCGCGCACCGGCCATCCCCTAG
- a CDS encoding DMT family transporter, with amino-acid sequence MTDSRVAGFLFALMAVTIWSGNFIIASGFVEDIPPITLAALRWVTASLIFVPFAWRGMQRDMQSLLDNRWAIAGAALTGVTLFNTLVYVSARTTDTVNMALLGSTTPVFVVILARIFLKERISPARAAGLAIAICGMLTIATRGSLDTLLHLTFRVGDVWMLLAGFLWAIYSILVKRKPITISRNSYLGATFLLGAIPLIPAALIEQQFHVPWAVTPAIVGAVLYVGIGASLAAFFLWNSAIMIIGPGTAALFQYFIPVFSGIGAFFLLGKPITLVHGAGFVLIFGGVALATRPR; translated from the coding sequence ATGACCGATTCCCGCGTTGCCGGATTCCTTTTCGCCCTCATGGCCGTGACCATCTGGTCCGGCAACTTCATCATCGCCAGCGGATTCGTGGAGGACATCCCGCCCATCACCCTGGCCGCGCTGCGCTGGGTCACGGCCTCGCTGATCTTCGTCCCCTTCGCCTGGCGGGGCATGCAGCGGGACATGCAATCCCTCCTCGACAACCGGTGGGCCATAGCGGGCGCCGCCCTGACCGGCGTGACCCTGTTCAACACCCTGGTCTACGTCAGCGCCAGGACCACGGATACGGTGAACATGGCCCTGCTCGGGTCCACCACACCGGTCTTCGTGGTCATCCTGGCGCGCATCTTTCTGAAGGAACGGATATCCCCGGCCCGCGCCGCAGGACTGGCCATCGCCATCTGCGGCATGCTGACCATCGCCACGCGAGGGTCCCTGGACACCCTGCTCCATCTGACCTTCCGGGTGGGCGACGTCTGGATGCTCCTGGCCGGATTCCTGTGGGCCATCTACTCCATCCTGGTCAAACGCAAGCCGATCACCATCAGCCGGAACTCCTATCTCGGCGCGACCTTCCTGCTCGGCGCGATCCCGCTCATTCCCGCCGCCCTGATCGAGCAGCAGTTCCACGTTCCCTGGGCCGTGACGCCGGCCATTGTCGGGGCCGTGCTCTACGTCGGCATCGGCGCATCCCTGGCCGCCTTCTTTCTCTGGAATTCCGCAATCATGATCATCGGTCCGGGAACCGCCGCCCTGTTTCAGTATTTCATCCCCGTATTCAGCGGCATCGGGGCGTTCTTCCTGCTCGGAAAGCCCATCACCCTGGTGCACGGGGCCGGATTCGTGCTCATATTCGGCGGCGTGGCCCTGGCCACCCGTCCTCGTTGA
- a CDS encoding ferredoxin, whose translation MPIVIDQDECIGCESCVEICPEVFEMDDDGEKATVIDPNSTKDCVDEAIETCPNEAISK comes from the coding sequence ATGCCCATTGTTATCGATCAGGATGAATGCATCGGTTGTGAATCTTGCGTCGAGATTTGTCCTGAGGTTTTCGAGATGGACGACGACGGGGAAAAGGCAACCGTCATCGATCCCAATTCCACCAAGGATTGCGTGGACGAGGCCATCGAGACCTGTCCCAACGAGGCCATTTCCAAATAA
- a CDS encoding DUF554 domain-containing protein, producing the protein MIGPLVNGAALIAGSAAGALLGPKLSLNLRVKMPMVFGCASMGLGVAMIVKVKFLAPVVLALVVGSVLGELIQLESLIQKGAGKTRKVIDKIVRPTGDLSQEEFLDKFVALLVLFCLSGTGIYGAMSEGMTGDPTLLIVKAILDLFTAPIFASTMGLSVGILVIPQLTVQALLYYLSSLILPLTTPDMLADFSACGGLIMLATGFRICGIKQFPVAGMIPALLLVMPLSALWVRLF; encoded by the coding sequence ATGATCGGTCCTCTCGTCAACGGTGCCGCGCTGATCGCAGGCAGCGCGGCCGGGGCGCTTCTCGGCCCCAAACTGAGCTTGAACCTGCGGGTCAAGATGCCCATGGTCTTCGGTTGCGCCTCCATGGGGCTGGGCGTGGCCATGATCGTCAAGGTCAAATTCCTGGCCCCGGTGGTCCTGGCCCTGGTGGTCGGCTCGGTCCTGGGCGAACTCATCCAACTCGAATCCCTGATCCAGAAGGGCGCTGGCAAGACGCGCAAGGTCATCGACAAGATCGTCCGGCCCACCGGAGACCTGTCTCAGGAGGAATTCCTGGACAAGTTCGTGGCCCTGCTGGTCCTCTTCTGCCTGAGCGGCACCGGCATCTACGGCGCCATGAGCGAGGGCATGACCGGCGATCCCACCCTGCTCATCGTCAAGGCCATCCTCGATCTGTTCACGGCCCCCATCTTCGCCTCCACCATGGGGCTCTCGGTGGGCATCCTGGTCATCCCCCAGCTGACGGTCCAGGCCCTGCTCTATTACCTCTCGTCCCTGATCCTGCCCCTGACCACCCCTGACATGCTGGCCGACTTCTCGGCCTGCGGCGGGCTGATCATGCTGGCCACGGGATTCCGCATCTGCGGCATCAAGCAGTTCCCGGTTGCGGGCATGATCCCGGCCCTGCTGCTGGTCATGCCCCTGTCCGCCCTTTGGGTGCGACTCTTCTGA
- a CDS encoding ZIP family metal transporter gives MQWFAEQNAIFQAFLATLFTWGVTAMGAALVFLAKDFSKKMLDVMLGFAGGVMMAASYWSLLAPAIEMSGDLGTWSFVPAAVGFVLGAAFLRLVDVFLPHLHLNAPMSEAEGVKTSWQRSTLLVTAITLHNIPEGLAVGVAFGAVAAGLDSASLAGAVSLALGIGIQNFPEGTAVSVPLRREGMSRMKAFLYGQASGMVEPVAAVLGAAAVLFMRPVLPYALAFAAGAMIFVVVEEVIPESQASGNGDLATMGVVSGFTLMMALDVALG, from the coding sequence ATGCAGTGGTTTGCGGAACAGAACGCCATATTCCAGGCCTTTCTGGCCACCCTCTTCACCTGGGGGGTGACCGCCATGGGCGCCGCCCTGGTGTTCCTGGCCAAGGATTTCTCCAAGAAAATGCTGGACGTCATGCTGGGGTTCGCCGGGGGCGTGATGATGGCCGCCAGCTACTGGTCCCTGCTCGCCCCGGCCATCGAGATGAGCGGCGACTTGGGCACATGGTCCTTTGTCCCCGCCGCAGTGGGGTTCGTGCTGGGCGCGGCCTTCCTGCGCCTGGTGGACGTCTTCCTGCCCCACCTGCACCTGAACGCGCCCATGTCAGAGGCCGAAGGCGTGAAGACCAGCTGGCAGCGCAGCACCCTGCTGGTCACCGCCATCACCCTGCACAACATCCCGGAGGGGCTGGCCGTGGGCGTCGCCTTCGGCGCGGTGGCCGCCGGGCTCGATTCCGCCAGCCTGGCCGGGGCCGTGTCCCTGGCCCTCGGCATCGGCATCCAGAACTTTCCCGAAGGCACGGCGGTCTCGGTTCCCCTGCGCCGCGAGGGCATGTCGCGCATGAAGGCGTTCCTCTACGGCCAGGCGTCCGGCATGGTCGAGCCCGTGGCCGCGGTGCTCGGCGCGGCGGCGGTGCTGTTCATGCGCCCCGTGCTGCCCTACGCCCTGGCCTTTGCCGCCGGAGCCATGATCTTCGTGGTCGTGGAAGAGGTCATCCCGGAGTCCCAGGCCTCGGGCAACGGCGACCTGGCGACCATGGGCGTGGTCTCCGGCTTCACCCTGATGATGGCCCTGGATGTGGCGCTCGGCTAG
- a CDS encoding NifB/NifX family molybdenum-iron cluster-binding protein: MIVALPTRQGDIDDHFGHCDHYTLITVNEENKIVFSERMESPQGCGCKSDIAPILAERGVKVMLAGNMGQGALNILKKAGIEVIRGCSGPIDVVINKWLKGELKDNQITCDHHDCDHHDDEPGHSHLKPL, from the coding sequence ATGATAGTAGCATTACCCACCCGCCAAGGCGACATCGACGACCATTTCGGCCACTGCGACCATTACACCCTGATAACGGTCAACGAGGAAAACAAGATCGTCTTCAGCGAGCGCATGGAATCGCCCCAGGGTTGCGGCTGCAAATCCGACATCGCCCCGATCCTGGCCGAGCGCGGCGTCAAGGTCATGCTCGCGGGCAATATGGGCCAGGGCGCGCTGAACATTCTCAAGAAGGCGGGCATCGAGGTCATTCGCGGCTGCTCCGGCCCCATCGACGTGGTCATCAACAAGTGGCTCAAAGGCGAACTCAAGGACAACCAGATCACCTGCGACCACCACGACTGCGACCACCACGACGACGAGCCGGGCCACAGCCACCTCAAGCCGCTCTAG
- a CDS encoding TIGR03905 family TSCPD domain-containing protein, whose protein sequence is MENLQVAPMVRTHSLRNKVEHFVPEANVCTKEIDFVVDNGSIDYVHFAGGCEGNLKAIASMIEGMNVDFVIDRFSGITCGSKSTSCVDQFCQALTEYLGKNKR, encoded by the coding sequence ATGGAAAATCTACAAGTGGCCCCCATGGTCCGCACCCACTCCCTTCGCAACAAGGTCGAACATTTCGTTCCCGAAGCCAACGTCTGCACCAAGGAAATCGATTTCGTGGTGGACAACGGCTCCATCGACTACGTCCACTTCGCCGGAGGTTGCGAGGGCAATCTCAAGGCCATCGCCTCCATGATCGAGGGCATGAACGTGGACTTCGTCATCGACCGCTTCAGCGGCATCACCTGCGGCTCCAAGTCCACCTCCTGCGTGGACCAGTTCTGCCAGGCCCTGACCGAGTACCTGGGCAAGAACAAGCGGTAG
- a CDS encoding nucleoside deaminase: protein MDVAFGEACLAAKAGEAPIGAALFAPDGTLIASAHNGPIGLNDPTGHAEVLCLRRAGAAVGNYRLTGTIMAVTLEPCLMCTGALLHARVAGVVFAARDERAGALVSNLDGCALPFANHRLWTVEGVMGQECSALLKRFFLERRK, encoded by the coding sequence ATGGACGTGGCCTTCGGCGAGGCATGCCTGGCGGCCAAGGCGGGCGAGGCGCCCATCGGCGCGGCCCTGTTCGCCCCGGACGGCACGCTGATCGCCTCGGCCCACAACGGCCCCATCGGCCTGAACGACCCCACCGGCCACGCCGAGGTGCTCTGCCTGCGCAGGGCGGGAGCCGCCGTGGGCAACTACCGGCTCACCGGGACCATCATGGCCGTGACCCTGGAGCCGTGCCTGATGTGCACGGGCGCGCTGCTCCACGCCCGCGTGGCCGGAGTGGTCTTCGCGGCCAGGGACGAGCGGGCCGGAGCCCTGGTCTCGAACCTGGACGGCTGCGCCCTGCCCTTCGCCAACCACCGGCTGTGGACCGTGGAGGGCGTCATGGGCCAGGAATGTTCCGCCCTGCTGAAGCGTTTTTTCCTGGAGCGCAGAAAATAG
- a CDS encoding SDR family NAD(P)-dependent oxidoreductase, translating into MSAFSIENKVILITGAGNGIGKAVAEALHARGGRLVLVDLESAACERLADSLGGDVLCLAADVTDAEVMERAVREGLERFGRLDMVFANAGIVNEPATVANMGRAEFERVLEVNLMGAYRTVKPCLPHILQSGGHILLASSIYAFMNGTTAAPYAVSKAGIEMLGRSLRGELAGSGATAGVLIPGWVQTRLASPALGGNRIATRLQRLAFPGPLKYAITPETVAEAVVRGVERRAPRIIVPRRWVPLFVLRGLVAMILDAVLDREKGLHKLIRKL; encoded by the coding sequence ATGTCTGCATTTTCCATTGAGAACAAGGTCATCCTGATCACCGGGGCGGGGAACGGGATCGGGAAGGCTGTGGCCGAGGCCTTGCACGCGCGGGGCGGGCGGCTGGTATTGGTCGATCTGGAGTCGGCTGCGTGCGAGCGGCTGGCCGATTCGTTGGGCGGGGACGTGCTCTGCCTGGCGGCGGACGTGACCGACGCCGAGGTGATGGAGCGCGCGGTGCGCGAGGGTTTGGAGCGGTTCGGGCGGCTGGACATGGTCTTTGCCAATGCGGGGATCGTCAACGAGCCCGCCACCGTGGCCAACATGGGCCGGGCCGAGTTCGAGCGGGTCCTGGAGGTCAACCTGATGGGCGCGTACCGGACGGTCAAGCCGTGCCTGCCGCACATCCTGCAAAGCGGCGGGCATATCCTGCTCGCCTCGTCCATCTACGCCTTCATGAACGGGACCACCGCCGCGCCCTACGCCGTGTCCAAGGCCGGAATCGAGATGCTCGGCCGGTCCCTGCGCGGCGAGCTGGCCGGGTCCGGGGCCACGGCGGGCGTCCTGATCCCCGGCTGGGTGCAGACCCGGCTCGCTTCTCCGGCACTGGGCGGCAATCGCATCGCCACCCGCCTTCAGCGCCTCGCCTTTCCCGGCCCCCTCAAATACGCCATCACGCCCGAAACCGTGGCCGAGGCCGTGGTCAGGGGCGTCGAGCGCCGCGCGCCGCGCATCATCGTCCCCCGCCGCTGGGTGCCATTGTTCGTCCTGCGCGGCCTGGTGGCCATGATCCTGGACGCCGTCCTGGACCGCGAGAAGGGTCTCCACAAGCTGATCCGCAAGCTCTGA
- the yidD gene encoding membrane protein insertion efficiency factor YidD produces the protein MKKLVVLCIRRYQQTETALHARCRFEPTCSEFMILAIEKYGLVKGLLVGFKRLLRCRPPHGGIDYP, from the coding sequence ATGAAGAAATTGGTTGTTTTGTGCATTAGACGCTATCAGCAGACCGAGACCGCGTTACACGCGCGGTGTCGCTTTGAACCGACTTGTTCCGAGTTTATGATTTTGGCAATTGAGAAATATGGATTGGTCAAAGGTTTGTTGGTCGGATTTAAACGGTTGTTGAGGTGCCGTCCGCCGCACGGCGGGATTGATTACCCTTAA
- a CDS encoding DUF1499 domain-containing protein encodes MKKTLPLILSVAALFALIACSSKVPDLGMQQGRFALCQEGADCVSSQATNEKHRIEPFQARGDANKVMVDLGNAVESIFGGKVLETEGNYLRAEFKSSILRTMDDAEFYYDEQAGVVEVHAVSRGETLDFSDNRDRMEELRVIFAGMQ; translated from the coding sequence ATGAAAAAGACACTTCCGCTCATCCTGTCCGTTGCCGCCCTGTTCGCGCTCATCGCCTGCTCCAGCAAGGTCCCTGACCTGGGCATGCAGCAGGGCCGTTTCGCCCTTTGTCAGGAAGGCGCGGACTGCGTCTCCTCCCAGGCCACGAACGAAAAACACCGCATCGAGCCGTTCCAGGCCCGTGGAGACGCCAACAAGGTCATGGTCGACCTGGGCAACGCCGTGGAGTCCATCTTCGGCGGCAAGGTGCTGGAGACCGAGGGCAACTACCTGCGGGCGGAGTTCAAGAGCTCCATTCTTCGCACCATGGACGATGCCGAGTTCTACTACGACGAGCAGGCCGGGGTGGTCGAAGTGCATGCCGTTTCCCGGGGCGAGACCCTGGACTTCAGCGACAACCGCGACCGCATGGAAGAGCTGCGGGTCATCTTCGCGGGCATGCAATAG